ttttcttttaaaaagaatatACAATATATTCTTTTAAAAGAGTGTTAAGTAGTTGCCCTTGCcaattttgtttctgaaaaaattcataaaaaatcttttctttgtaCTTTCAAACAGTTGTTTTACAACATCCTCTAAAcagagttttggggtttggggtttttagtttttgggttggggttttttgattttgtttgtttgtttgtttgtggttttttcatGTGGAAACACCAACACCGATTCCGGGGGGAGCCGCTGGTGAGTCACCTGCAGGCCAGGAGTGCGGGTGGCAGCCACCGGGCCTGCCACGGCAAAAACACACCTTGGTTGTAGTGAGAACATGGAAGAGCTTCTTCCAGGTGTTTCCTTAAACATGACTTACACAGTCCTGGAAGAGAAGAGGGAGAGCTGAGGTAGCATACGGGATGCTGCCTTTGGCCATGGCCGTTCTGGGCCTACTCGGGGGGCAAGAAGCCGGGCGGGCGCGAAGCTGCCCCCGGCGCCCCGCCAGGCGCAGGAGCGTGCTCGGAGCCGGCCGGGCCGTGCCAGCACCTCCTTCCCCGGAATGCCGGGCGCGCCCGGTGCCGGGAGGCGGCAGCTCCCAGGTCAGGGACGGCTGGAGCCCTCCCTGCATCCCCCGGCCGGCAGGGCGAGGGGGTCCCGCGGGGGACTTCTTCGCGCCCGCGCCTTCGTGTGCCAGCCAGGCAGCCAGCGCCCGCGGCTGCTCACGCCCCGGCGGGCGGGacggggcagggccgggctgggAGGAGGGATAGGAAGGGCTGGGCAACAGCTGCAGAAATATTAAAACCACCAAACCCCCCAGCCCGCCCACCGGAGTTGCTCCGCGGGCACGCAAGATGTGCGGGGCCGGTCTGGGCTCCGCGCCGCGCTTGAGCGAGGTAAGGCTCGGGGAGCCGCGCACTCCCCGCACCGCGCGGACGCCCCCGGCCCCAGCGCTGCGGTCCCCGCTCGGCGCGACCCCCGGGGCCACGAAACAAAACAGGAGAGGTGGGGAAGAGGCCACCTGGACACCGGCTGCGTGCCGCGGGCAGCGGAGGCGGTGCGGGCCGGGAGCCACGCGCGCTGGGGAccggagcggggccggagcGGCGCGGGCTGAGCCCCGGAGCCGTGCGGGACAGGAGCGGTGGGAGTTTTATGTCCGGGAGCGATGCGGACTGGAGCCCGGGAATGGTGCGGGGAGCCGAACCCACTGCTTTGCCCTGCTTGGGCTGTAGTTTAGCAAATCTTCTTGTTCTTCTTTCCTTGCGTGATATTATGtgtttaattctttttaaatgtcCACTACGAAACCTTTATGTGTAAAGAGGGTTTCCTCTGTATGCGTATTCCTTAATTATGCCAATTTCAAAAGCTTGCCATACGAGTTATTTAAATGCAAGGGTTTTTTTTGACATTCTTTGTTTCAGACCGATGGAATGGGCTTGCTCTCCAGCTTAATTCcgtatttttcttgtttttctaaaCTTTTTACTGCTGTGGGTTTTGTAAAGTATATTCTTACTTGTATTTAGCAAGGGCACTCCTTACCTGTTTACAGCTTTGAGATGATCTGTTGTTTATATTTACATCAGTGAATTTACCACTGTTTGAGATGGCATCAGTAAATTGCATAACTACCCCCTTCCAAAGTGTATTCAGACTTTATTAATGGAGAAGAATACGGGTCTTCTGTCAAGTAATTTCTATACAGACTTTCATACATTTACAGTTAAATCTAATCAAGCAAgccctttctcttttttaatctCTGCTATTGCATTTCCCACTGAAGAAAAAACACTAGAACTTAGTGCTGGGGAGCTTTGAGATCTTTTGTGTTGGAAGTAATAGAGTCCTTGCTGACTCCAACTTGTTCAGTTCTGCATGACAGAACTTTTTTTGTCTTATTAGCTTTACCTACTGAATATGCCTAACCACCTTTTAAACATATTTTACCAGCTGAATGAAACTGATTCATGTGTGAATACATTTATGACTCTGATGCACAGTTAAAACAGCAGATTATTTTAAACCCTTTAGCATTTGCTACACTATTTGTCTTCCTTTCTTTTAAGTGTGGGTTTTGTGCCTCTTGTTCTCAGGGCTGCAGTTTGTGAGGCCGTGCAGCAGTGCCGGGCAGGCTGTGGGGCCAAGGAGCTGCGGGGCAGCCACCGGGTTTGCGGTCGGCGTCACCATCCGGTGGCCGCTGGGGGAGCAGTCCCCAGCCAGGCACCATGAACTCCGGCACCACTGCCCCGCAGAAGGTCACCAGCAACCCCACCAACACTGATGTCAACTATGTCATCAAAGAGCATTATAATTACACAGGAAAGCTAAATGAGAGTGTGGACACTGGAATTAAAGTGACGTCGGTGGTTTTTATCATCATTTGCTGCTTTATAATCTTAGAGAACATTTTTGTCTTGCTTACCATCTGGAAAACCAAGAAGTTTCACAGACCCATGTACTATTTCATTGGAAACTTAGCTCTTTCAGACTTGCTGGCTGGTGTGGCTTACACTGCCAACCTCCTGCTATCTGGACACAAAACCTACAGCCTGACCCCCAACCAGTGGTTTGTAAGAGAAGGCAGCATGTTTGTTGCCTTGTCAGCTTCTGTGTTCAGCTTGTTGGCCATTGCCATTGAGAGATACATCACCATGCTGAAAATGAAACTCCACAATGGCAGCAACAGCTTCCGCTCCTTCTTGCTGATCAGTGCGTGCTGGGTCATCTCTGCCATCCTTGGGGGGCTCCCGATCATGGGCTGGAACTGCAAGACCCTCTTGTACAACTGCTCCACCGTGCTGCCTCTCTACCACAAGCACTATATTCTCTTTTGCACAACCGTTTTCACTGGCCTTTTGTTGTCTATTGTGGTCCTCTACTGCAGGATCTACTCCATGGTGAGGACTAGGAGCCGCAGGCTGACATTTCGGAAAAACATTACCAAAGCTACCAGGAGCTCAGAAAAGTCACTAGCCTTGCTCAAGACAGTGATCATAGTCCTGAGTGTCTTCATTGCCTGCTGGGCTCCTCTGTTCATCCTCCTTTTACTGGATGTGGGGTGCAAAGTGAAGACCTGCCCAATCCTCTATAAAGCAGAGTATTTCTTAGTACTGGCCGTGCTCAATTCAGCCACGAACCCCATCATCTACACCTTGACAAACAAGGAGATGCGGAGGGCTTTCATCAAGATTTTGTGCTGCTGCACATGTCCCCCAGCAGATTCTGGGACCAAATTCAAACGGCCAATCATTGGGGGCATGGAGTTCAGCCGGAGTAAGTCTGACAACTCCTCACACCCACAGAAGGAGGACGGTGACCATCCTGAAACCATCATGTCTTCGGGCAATGTTACCTCATCTTCTTAGGAATAACCATGGGGGTGTATTTCAGAGTCTTCCTCTGAAATCAGGGAGCTGGGACGcctcctgctcacagcagcagcGTTGGGCTGAGTGAGCAAGTAGCATTAGTTCTAACGAGGCAAACGGTGCACTTGCGAGGCTGGAGTTCAAGAAATGGGACACACTGTTCTGGCTTGAAAATCTTTTTCCCTGGAGCATGTTTTGTCTTTGCGCTGAGGCAGCTCAGGATTGTCAGGCGCATTCATATCCTGAAATCTCCTTAGTAACTCTGAAAGACTGATGCCTTGGTGAAATGATGCCTGGTGTGtgtgagagaaagagagagggggaggagggaaagggagaatgaatctttttttttttcccctgtgagaAGAATGTGAAGTTTTTTCTCTTCACAGCAAACCACTGACACAAAGATCTTTCTGTACTGAATTTAGTGGTGGCTCTGGTACCGTTGGTAAGAAGTGTGTTTGTTTAGGACATAACATGGAAGGAGATCACACAAATATAACTTAGACCACATACAACCATAATTGGCATCATTTTGCAGAGCTTTTAGTTAAGTCATAAGGGTTTGTTTGCAGAGTCCAAAGCTCTTGGGGTTTTACTTAATAAGATCATAGCTGTGAATTTTTGCTGTCAGTCTGTATTACGTTTGAAGACCACAAGTTAGATTCTGCAGTTACTTTCGCCTGTACAATTCCATTGGCTGCGTCAGACTTAATGGAGTAGCTCAGAGGGGCATTTGGCCCCATATTTTGATTGCCTTTTTATTCTATAGCATTAAACTGCATTATCATGAAAAATGCAAGAAAGAACTAAATATCATTTCTCTTCAAGATGACTTGAACGTCTACAAAATAGTAAAAAATACTATTGACAACAGTGGGATTTTTGCCTAAGTAAGAAGAGCTAAAAACTGAAGGGGTATTTCAGTGTCAGTTTCACAGTCTTTCCAAAAGTAAGGATCAGTTGGAAAATCAGAAAAGAGTACGTCGggtttcagaaaaaataaaaagaaagttgAAGTGAAATGACTATAGATAAATGCACTTCCATAACAAAATGCAATACATTTTGGCACATTTTATTAATGTTTATAATTTCAGCAAAGATGTCTGTATTTTATCATGGAAGAAGTACTTGTTATTAAATTGAATGTATTTGTTTTACAGCATCATTTTTACTTCTCTATTTTTCTAACCTGTGCTAATGGGGTTGAATGTGTATAATGTAAATAAGATACAGGAGTCTTCATGCGCCTAGAGTGTTACTATAACAAATGTGGTATATCTGGGATAGCTGAAAGCAATTGACTTATCTACAGTCATCAGCAACTCCTAGGACTGGTATTTTGTAAAGAAAATGTATTGCCTTTGTAGTAAAATTTCCAGTGCAATTAaactgttggggttttttttctggtttaaaaaatagtatttaaaatgtttctgaCTTTTATTGTTCAATTTGCACATAGCTTTATTGACTTCTAAACATTAataaactgattttttaaatgagTCTATTATCAGATTACTAGCAGTTTTGTACTGTTGTGGTGGTTTCATGGTTTCATGCCATGTGTGGTTTCCACAGAAGTTGGTGAAAGAATTCCTCGATTTTAGTACATGCTGGGACTAAGTCCATTCTGTAGGGACATAACGTGTAATGTCACAGGATTATGTAAAATACAAAACTAATTTTAAACTATAACTTTCTTGTCAGCATGTGCTGTATGGTTGAAATGCCACTAGAAGAATCTCTACAAGAGCAGTTCTCCTGAGACAGCCTATGAAGTacaaacagaaggaaaaccaGACAGTTGCTAGTTTTACCATGACTGCCTAGAGTAGAAAAGTGAAGTAATTCACTTGTATCACCAACATAATCCATAAGTTCAATTCTCAGCCTATTGCAAATGTCAAGGAAGTTTATGAAACACAGGATGGTGGCTCAGCTGCGTGAGCGCTGCAGCTCTGTTGGGTCTGCCAGCGAAGGCCGTGGCAGTGTCGCTGAACAGACACTGCCTTACTTCTCCCAAAGGTTTGACTTCCATTTCCTTTCCAGTGGCCGTTCCCTCTCAGAATTACTTTTAAGTTCCATGGAGCCCGTACCGGATGCAGTTGGAGAGTGAAGATAAACCTCACCTTCTCGTACTGTATGTCATCGCTGTGCAGGGCTGACTGTGGGAAATGAGAGTCTACTCACCGAGGAAGGCTCTGGGTCATAACCTCACTTCCTGAAGGAAATTCCAAAAATGCCCTGAAGACaaaagagtggaagcaggctggAATTTCTCTCCATCTGTCTGCCTGTATGGAAGGAATGATTTCATGTGTGCTCACTTCCTAGCCTTTTAAATAGTGACCTGAGCAGGGCTGAAAAAAGCGTCAAATCTGTATTTGTGCACAAGATAAAATGTCTCTTGGCTCAGGCCTTCATTTGGGCAGGGATGGTTTACCCTGGCTGCTGACAGTCATGAGGGAAAGCACTGCTTTGTCCCAGGGATAAAGTCACTTCTGTGCAGAGCAACGAAAATGTATAAAACCATGGAAGCCCAAGTTAAACCCTTGTGCTACcaataagtaaataaatgcaATGTACAGGGATGAGGCAATGCACAGGGACATCTGAATTTGTAGGGGTGTTTTTATCTGAGGGACTGGGACCCTTCTGCTCCTGAAGCCTTGCAGGCATTAATGTTGTTTGTCCCACACATCTGAGATCCTGTGACAAGGGCTGAGTTGTGTCATCACAGCACGGTGCCACTGACCCCTTGTGACTACCACCCCATTTCTGTACTAGGAACTGATAACCACAGGTGAGtcatttcccttcccttcctggtGTTTCTGTATCCCTTGCTTATCTCATCTAAGCACTGTGTGCCTTTGTGGAAAATGACAGTTTCCCCTGTGGAGGTGCCTGTGTGATGGGAGCCCAGTTCTGGGAGGGAACTCAAAGCCCTACGTAATGCATGCAGTAAAAGGTGCACACCCTAGAGTGTGGCACTGGGCCATCGGAAGCATTTCCTACACTCCTGGTCATGGTGACTGAAATCTGCTTCCTCCACAGACACTTCACATGCAAGTAGACAAGATTTGTTCAGGCAATAATAGCTGTAATAAAATAACAGTATTAATACCAGTAaggtgaaaaaaatgaaaaagccattttgtcctgcagctcctcagccatGGCCATGCATTCCCATACACCAGCAGGTTATGCCAGAGATACCACACAGTtttgaggctgcagtgtagaaAGCACCCTTCtgagccctgggctgccttCTGTGTGCCTGGAAAGGGCATGCAGCTTTGTCCTGGTGATGGCCATGTGACAAACAGGCAGAGAAAATGAACTCAGAACTGAAAAGGTGCATTATACCCAACGTCTACGTGAAATACAATAGCCTGAATTATTCAGAGCAACCTGGTCCTTTGATGTTTATTCTTTTTCCTTGCTGTTCTTCCAGTGCAAGGAATAGAACAGGGATAGAAAATTATCATAAAATCTGTCTGTGACTTCCCTGGCAACTCCCTGCCCAGGTATTCTGTGTGAGAGCCAGGTATAGCAGGCTGCATATTGAGCaagagaggagctgcagctggaatgccTCATGGACCACTCAGCTGGAACTAACCTTGGGCTTCCTGTACACCACAGGCTGCCAGGACTAAAATAGGGAACAGAAATGTGTAAAAATACTGTTATCCATCCTTATTTTATCCTGTCGTCTAAGAATTGCCCAACTGTAACATTCCTTAATTCCTAATCTGGCCCAGAAGATCTCAATACTGATTGCATTTTGTATGGGATGAGGCATTATCAGATGATGTAAAAAGGGTCAAACTGACAAAGCATTCAAAATCATGGGTACGCAAACTAGAGCTATGTAACCTGCTCAGCTCTGAAACGCTGGAAATTCCCCAGGCTTCTGAAGTTTGCCAGAAAACATCTATTGTATTTCAATAATTCCCCATAtgtttagttgtttttttttttcttttgaaaaggaGATTAATTCAATAGAACAAGAGTGTCAAGATTTaagaagcaaacaaagaaatCCTAAACAAAATCCACATAATTTAAGTTCCTGTAATTTCACACTTTTCTAATCAAATCTTTCTATTTACAGATTGAAAGAGTTTGCTCATTAGCTATCATCTGATTTATTGTGATAGATCCTTATTTCATTTTACACAGTTAACAAGAATTGCATAGGGTCACAAAATCTCCATTCAACTATTACTCTATGCAGAGGATTTTCTATGGTAATTAACAGTCATTGAATCCACTCTGCACATATAAGCTATAAGAGCATGTGGCACAGTAACTTGTACAAGTTTTGTGATTAAATAAGAATTTAGACAAACCTGGAAGCCAATCAGCCAGTATAAATTACAGTATTATCCAAAAGACTGGgtgtgtttgtggggttttgttggtttggttggttggttggtttggtttggtgtgagtttttttgtaaatttggaATGTAATTAGTGTACACTTAGGTGATCCACTGAAGAGAATGACGATGTTAAGGACCATATCCCCTGCAGCACCAAGATGACTCAATGCTTGTGTGTCAGGTTTTGAAGCATTGTaccagggcagcagagcagatATTTGTGCATGTACAATACAACATTGTATGGGAGCTCCCCAAGCCCTCGGTGCTGCCCGGGCCCTTCCTCTGCCGAGCAGCCCCGCTCGGCAGCTGAGCGGGAAGTGTTTCCTTGCACTTGGAGCTTCCGTGCTACCTCCACAGGACAAAAGGCAGGAAATCCCTCAGCCACACCCAGGAATGCTCCAGCTTGGAAAAGTCCTAATAAAGCAGAGCTCACATAGCTCTGTCAACCCTCTGTGAACCTTCCACTGAGCCTGGGGCAGCAACCACATCATGCAAACCTGGTACAAAGGGCAATATTTATTTTGAGCTTTTGGGAATGATCACTTGGACAAGACCCATTTTTAAGTGCATGGTACATAAAAACAGCCTGTCAGAAATGTGTGTGACCCAAACCTATAAAATATTAAGATGCATCCGTAGCAATTGCAGTGTTTATTCCGAATCACTCTACTCAGCTAAAAGTGGGATTAAAATACCAAATGCACAGTTCTGAAAACAAATGGACATTTGGAAAACACAGGCTAGAGGGAAATCACCAAATAAATACTGGGTTAAAATAATCTGCTGGGCTTTGTGAAATCATGGATGAACACTGTTTCACTACCTGGGGAAAATCTGGTGTGAACCACAGCTGACAGCTGACATTTACAGGTCCCAACCTGAGCTGTCTGCTAAAGGTAGCTTTGCTCTCAAACACAGAAACACTTGGCATAAGCCAAGACTTCTTGACTTAGCAGGATAGTGGTGTGAATTGCTGGAATACTGTCTCAGACAAATTCTTGCCCACactgagcagccagagctgaatAATGTGAAGGTGAGGGTGTGAATTACTTTAAGCAACAAAAATAGAATTTATATGGTGACACAGCATGTGCAATAACAATTTTCATTATGTAAAAAATTGTATTTGGCACAAGATTGTGTTTGAGAGTATATGGAAGAACAGGTTTCAGGCATAATTTTGGATTGCTGGGGGAGGGAGTTGGACTACACCATGATATTTTCCACTTGAAATGAAGGAATCCTCTGTGGTAATGCAGACACAAAGCTGATGATTTTGAGAATTTTCACTTGTGAACTCTATCCTTAGATCTGTAATTCtttcctgagcagctctgggcaaggTTTCATGAACCCTCCCACAGAGAGATATGTCTAATAAACACACAGGGATGTTTACAAGTGAATACTTTGAATTTTGTGGTACTATTCAAAGAGCTGATATCTGTGTCATTTTGAATAAGGAGGAGAGTCTGCCAGCTCGATTATTACCCAGCTACTTGCAGTATTTCTTTGTGCTTTGATGAGCTGGATGCTGCTCTATCAGTTACTCTAaggtgaaaggaaaaaaaaattccaccaaCATGTGCAACCCTATCCTCATGTTTGGAAGAAGGATCAAGATGTTAGCTGGAAAACATGTTCTGATGAAGTGCTGAAAAACAACTCCCCACAGCCTGCATTGTTATCTTTCTTGCTTTCAGGCAAGACACAACTATGGTCTAACGATTTCTGCTAATCTGGTGAGCACTTCGATGCCTGTTGCACAAGGAATCCATGTGAGCCATTTCCCAAACACCAGGCACTTTCACGTGTTTTTTATTTCCATCACAACTCCCACTTCTACTGCTGGTTTAGGCACAAGATAAGAAATTGCTTGCAGCTAGTGTGTATTTCTCTCTCATCTGTGTTATATGATCCATACACCTTTTGAACAAATCCTCTATGTTGGCACAGAGACATTACTTCAAAGGAGCCTACAACTCTATTCCAAAAAGTGTAACAACTTTTCCCCCCTGCTGTTCTCAGAAATTCAATGCATTTTGCATTTTATCAGCTCTCTGACTGTTTTTATATGTCATATCGCAAATGTTGTTTGAGGAAATCTTCCAGATTAACCTTCATCTCAGACACTGTCCATTTCCCaa
The genomic region above belongs to Zonotrichia albicollis isolate bZonAlb1 chromosome 8, bZonAlb1.hap1, whole genome shotgun sequence and contains:
- the S1PR1 gene encoding sphingosine 1-phosphate receptor 1; protein product: MNSGTTAPQKVTSNPTNTDVNYVIKEHYNYTGKLNESVDTGIKVTSVVFIIICCFIILENIFVLLTIWKTKKFHRPMYYFIGNLALSDLLAGVAYTANLLLSGHKTYSLTPNQWFVREGSMFVALSASVFSLLAIAIERYITMLKMKLHNGSNSFRSFLLISACWVISAILGGLPIMGWNCKTLLYNCSTVLPLYHKHYILFCTTVFTGLLLSIVVLYCRIYSMVRTRSRRLTFRKNITKATRSSEKSLALLKTVIIVLSVFIACWAPLFILLLLDVGCKVKTCPILYKAEYFLVLAVLNSATNPIIYTLTNKEMRRAFIKILCCCTCPPADSGTKFKRPIIGGMEFSRSKSDNSSHPQKEDGDHPETIMSSGNVTSSS